Sequence from the Rutidosis leptorrhynchoides isolate AG116_Rl617_1_P2 chromosome 3, CSIRO_AGI_Rlap_v1, whole genome shotgun sequence genome:
AACTGTTTTTGCTATTTATGTAGTTCATAAGCATCTCAAGCGATTACAattttggaataatttgtggaaaaCTATaccaaacttttaaaatcaatgttTAATTCTTGATCTACTATGTTgaactttaagttttattattatatatatatatatatatatatatatatatatatatatatatatatatatatatatatatatatatatatatatatatatatgggtttttattttatttttcacctTCATAAATTGAATATAAGATAACTAAAACATGTACTTACATTTAACACGTTGATTAAAAACATCACTCTTTAATAATCTCTCATACAGTCCCACGAATTCGCGGGTCTGCAACTAATTCGCGGGTCTTCAACTAGTAATGTTTTACAATTTATTTTATATAACTTTTTTATAATAAAAAcccagtttttaaaaaaaaaaagtatccTACAAATTTACTTTTTTTTTGTTTTACAGTTTTAGCTCTTACTTTTACTTATGTTTTTGTCTTACATGCATAAAGTAAGAGTATAAAAGAACTTTATTAtcctatttttatttacttatgaaagtgaagaattaatttaggatattaaaaaaatattagacAATAAATTTGGGATGCAGGAAGTACTACTATACCAATTTTGTTGAGTTTGGGTAATTACAATTAATAAATATTAGTTTATGAacaattttttaattttataagtattattgcTTGAATAATATAGGGTGATAAACTATTCAATATTCATACTCAATTTAGTCAAATCAATTAAGTTCAAGTAGGGCCGGTCCCGAGAATTTGAGTGCCCTGGACGAACGAAAAAAAGGGCCCTTAGACCCTAATGAATAATATAAGCTAATTAAAAAAACGACAAATATATCAATCGTTAAAGATATTTTAAAGATTATTAATGTTACTTTATTCAATAAATTAAACACGCCAACTATTCATATACAACATAATTTATATTCTTTGATATTGATCTTCAATGCTCTGCCACAGCCTCTTTTTATTTGTTGTCCACTTGATAAGTGATACACTACTACAAAAATGGGAAATGGAAACCGGTTTTTAGGGGTTTaggaaccggttttaaaaccggtttctaTGGGTAGGGGTTTCTAAAGTGGAGACCGGTTTTGAAACCAGTTCCGAAACTTGACTTTTGAAACCGGTTTTTACAAAAAAACAGGTTTCTATTCTCCAGAATAGAAACCTGTTTTTTAATAAAAACCGGTTtctattgtaatttttttttttttaaatatattatgcAAACAGGCCCATATATCCTAATGAAGATACGTCCATTTCATGTCTAAAACTACATCTTCGAATTGAAGTCAGTATATGGTGGTTAAAACAACCTCACAAGTTATCACAAATTTCTTCATTATGTAGTCATTTAAGTCCTGTGTCTTATAAGTAGTTGAATCCATTGCTTCATCGACCTGCAAATTTCAAAATATAATACCATCATCTTTTGGGACAATTCTTGAGGCTTTGATATATATAACTAACACATAAAGCAAAAATAGATTCTAAATCTTAACACTTGTATATATAGTGCCATAGGATTAAACTGACCTTTTCTTCAGTGAAGATGAAGTTGTCATGAAAAATGATTGGGCAATCATCTTTTATTCACCTACAAAAAGAGATTTGTTGTTTACATTTTTTGTCTAAGTTTCTTCGATCACCCAAAACTTAAcacttgtatatatatgtatatatttttaagtGAAAAGAAAAATGAAATTAATCACCGTAGTTGCAGCAAGAATGATGAGGCTTTTGGTTTCTAGCTTGTAAAGTGGAATAGATGAATAATAAGGCTTTAGGATAAAATGAAGAGGCTTTAGGATAAAATGAAGATTTTGAATTTTTTAACACTTTCATCTCCCGCCCAGATCACTTCAAAAAAATTTGAGAAACGAGACCGGTTATTTAAAAAAAACAGATCTCTAAACATGGGAACCGGTTTTTTAGGAAAACAGGTTTCTAAAGTTAGGAATAGAGACCGGTTTTTTAGAAAAACCGGTTCCTAGTTTCCTTCTTTTTTAAAACCGGTTCCAATTCACTATAGAAACCTGTTTTTTCATGTTTCTCTGAAAACCGATTTCTTTTAGGGGTTTCTATTTTCATTTGTGTAGTACTTATATAAGTTAATGtgttttatcccacattggtgaggAATCAAACAAGAATACACTATAAATTAATAACTTGGGTCGTGATAAATAAAGAACAAAAACTAAATTTATTCATTTAAGCTTAACTTATCTACATTTTTAAAAGTCTTGGGCAGTTGGGCTTGGTAATTTTTGTGACCAATAAATAATATTGGGCCCCTAAAATTATTGGGCCCGGGGCGAATGTACACCTTGTACCCCCTCCGGGCCGGCCCTGAGTTCAAGTATATCTAATATCTCTTTGTTTGATATGTTTTCTTATATATGTGTAGATGTAGATGTTTTTTTATCTTACTTAACGTTGTTTTTCTAAAATATTCATATTGAAGTTTTAAATGTAATGAAGTTACCCATTATACTCATTGCCAAATCAACAAAGAAAATCAAATCAAAGATTCAGCAACAAATGTCCTTTACAAGGAAGTGTTGTAATATTTGTAGTTTTGTTCCCTAACTATACTATTTAGATATTCGTACTATTAATATGAATACTTTGTAAATTAAAGACAGTTTGAAGTTTCATTACTAACTCTTTTCATTTATCATTTTTACTTGATATATCAATTGAAATGGTAATTAAGTAACTAACTACAGTAACATATTAATAACTACATTTCACTTATATCTTTTTAACATTTGTGCATCGCACGGACAAATGGACCAAATGTAGTGATTTGCAACAAAGAAAACCGAACCAACAATTCAACAACAAATGTCTTTTTTAAAGAAGTGTTGTAACATTTGAAATTTAGTTCCCTAATTCTACTATTTAAATATTCGTACTATTCAAATGAATTCTTCGCAAATCAATACAGTTTGAGATTTCATTACTAACTAGTTTAATACCCGCAACCTTGCGGGTTTCACTCTAAAAATTTTATATGGAATCGTTAATATGATAACATATATGTAGACAAGTAGGTTAAAAATCAAGACATAATCATACAATAGTTACGTTGTTTTTTATTGTTTTGTCATATTTTTGTGTTtacttacatatacatatatgtatgagtAAATGAAAGCCTTTATGTAGGTAACGACGTTGAACATTATCCCCAATATATATCAATATTAATCAATCAATGAATATTATATAATGGGATGTATATATATGTAGCCCACATTTAACATATGAGTAAGAGCATACAAGGATCAATGTAAGTAAACCTCTTTGTCTAGTGACATTTTGAATTAACATTGCCATAAATTGTAAGTTATAATACCTCAATTACTTCAATACATACTGTTAGATGTGAGTAAGTGTTCCAGTCTTTGTACAAAGTATGAAATATGAAGTATGAGTAATGATCCATACAATACAATGATATGGAAACAATTAATGTGTCATTAAGTTATTTGATGTGTTGGTTTCATCACAATGCAGGATGGAAATTATGATCAAGGCCAATCTATTGGATTGGAAAATGGAGGTGGAGGAAAAGGTGGTCGGAGATCTGGAATACAACAAGCAGGTAAAGGTAAAGGTAGAATTGAACATTCAGGTGAACGTATTGATGTGGCAAATCTTCAGATAAGCAGGTGTTGAAATGGACAAAATCAAAGATACAGACGTTAAACCATGATCGAAAGTAATCCAAAGTACGCTCCTTTATTTGATGAGTTGTTTTTTGTGAAGCTGTTTGTATCTTCCTTTGTACTCTTGGGCTTTGTTTGtgtattttttttgttgttgtaggAATTTGAAGTGTTGTGTGTTTGTGTTGGATCCTTAATGTGTAACTTTGATTATGTTTTTCGTAGTTAAGTTGGTTTGTCTTACTGTCGTAGGTAGTTGTCAACAGCTTTTTTCGAAAAGGAATGCTTATAAATAGTCGGTTTATTAACTTTGTTGTGTTAGCATTGGCTTTCTAATTGCATCGATTGCACAGCTCTCGTGTATCTTTCATAGCTTCTATCATCACTTGATGATAGTTGTTTGTTTCATATGTGTTCTTGTTTGTCGAATACAAAAGAATATagaaaaccattttttttttttttttttttttttttatttacaaactGCACCTTCACATCCGATACAAAATTTTAGGGTTACTGAAATTTGTAACTTTACAAACAAAATGGTTAAAAAATTTGCAGGTATGTTCTGTAGAAAATTTATGTAACATATAATTATGTTTTGGTCAAGTTTTTCATAACAATGTAAGTGACTTTTACTATCATTAACCAGAATAATCTTGTGAATTTTGTCATTCAGATTAACTTTCAATTCGTGTAAGTCTAACACAATTACAAGTGAAATAAGCAGATTTATGCTAATCAAATTGAACTTCATATAAATAAACAGTGCACTTTTTAGATAATAATAAAAACTTCATAACAAATTTACAGAATAAGAAACCTGAATGTATAGTAGCTAGTGATTTAATACAAACTAAGGAACATTCAGTACTTTTGACGAGAAATCCATAGAAAACTTAATGCAGTTATTCGATTCAAGTAGTCGTTGAAAGCTAACAAAGGCATTGCAAACTGTTTGGTTATTAGGCAACGATAAATTTCGTCAAGTAAACGCTGAGACTGAAAATATGTAAACAGTAGTtagcttaaaataaataattataagaataatatatcttaatataacttaATTGTTTATGCCGTATAGATGTCCAACAATAGAAAGATCATCAGTCATACTTGCAACATTATATCTTCCATTACGTGCAACTTTCGTATTGAGAAATGCATCTGACTCGTGTACTTGTTATAGTACGACTCGTCACCTGTTTGAACGAATGATTCTCGAATGAAAACCTTTGACAAACTTGATTGAATTTCAGTCACACGCATTGATAAATTAGTCTCTTGATTTAACGTGGAGGTCTTCAAGCTTATAAAATGCTTCTTTTGTTCTGATGTTAATTCTAGGTGAACAACAAGCAACTGAAAATATGTTAGTATagcatataaaaaaaataataacgaAATTTGAAAAAAGGTGCAAGTTAGTTACTAAACATTATTGGAAAAAAAAGTTAGTTAGGATTTGAATACATACGTTAACAATGTCAGATGGGCGAAAACCACCTAACCACATCATGCACATCTCTGCAGGAGTCATCCAAGTGCCATATACCAAGTTCAGCACATCTTCCTTAGTTGCCAGCTTTTTGAGTCAATATAAACTCTTGATGTGATCGAAAACGGTTAATATAATAGGATGCAACTCTGTATCTGTTTGATTGCTGAGCATTGCAGTACGCAGGTGAGATATaagattattatgaacattaaacaaTGACTTGTATAGTTCACTGAAATTTATAGAATCTgacaaaaaaatataaataaatacaataacaaaGACAACATATAAGTGAGAAGCTATTGTATAAAAtagtatatattaatatatgtagatATAAAACTGATATAACGTATAAATTACCGGTTTCAGTACACGCTGGAAAAATGATTGTTTTATCGGCTGGCATCAGTTCCTATACGCAAAAGATTATACATATTAACACTCAGACACATAGTAAATATGGTGTAAATTAAATATAAATGTCATGGAAACTGCTACATGTAAATGGTAaagataacacacacacacacacacacacacaaaaacaaacacatatatacacacacacacacacactcactcatatatatatatatatatatatatatatatatatatatatatatatatatatatatatatatatatatatatatatatatatatatatatatatccgaatAGGCCCGCACAATGAGGTGGGGCCATTCAGGCTGCGTATTCACATTTAACGTAGCGTTTTGTACTTACAGAACCAAAAACGCGGTGATGAGGGTGTGGTTGGATTCACTTGGTTAGTACCTAGTGTACCTAATGGCCT
This genomic interval carries:
- the LOC139901196 gene encoding TGACG-sequence-specific DNA-binding protein TGA-2.1-like, translating into MVPSSFLGDFPGSKNAQELMPADKTIIFPACTETDSINFSELYKSLFNVHNNLISHLRTAMLSNQTDTELHPIILTVFDHIKKMCMMWLGGFRPSDIVNLLVVHLELTSEQKKHFISLKTSTLNQETNLSMRVTEIQSSLSKVFIRESFVQTGDESYYNKYTSQMHFSIRKLHVMEDIMLQSQRLLDEIYRCLITKQFAMPLLAFNDYLNRITALSFLWISRQKY